The genome window TTCAACTCCGCCATCGTCAAGCCCGTCCCGCCGCCGCAAGTGGACCAGGCCGCTATATTTGCTGAAATAGCTACATTGAAATTTCCATTTGTTAAAGCAAAAGTTTGCTTGTTTGGCGGGCTGTTCGGCGTTAATGGGATAGCCGGACCCAATTGGAAATAGCAGATAAGCGGGTTTGCAGCAAGCCAGCTGCAAATGGGGAAGTCGCTTTGGCTATAAGAACCCATCGAGCCGTTATTGAACCCCATATAGACTGTAATGCTGCTCGATGAGTTATTTTCCACGATCAGTGTTTGATTCACCGCCGCTGCGGTATTCCGCAAGTTATTTGAACAGCCGGAAACAGATGGAATAAGGAGGCAGACACAGATCATCAAGAAGAGGCGCTTTAACATTGTTTTCATTTTTCTCACCATACAATCAATGCGTTGAAATTAAACGGAAAACCGTAGTCATCGTTACACATAAGATTAAGCGATACTATTCCATTCAAGACTGATCATCTGAACCGTAGCCTTCCAGCAAGCATTTATCAATCTGAAATAAAACTGTATTTTCATGGCGTGCTCAAAATACAAGTGCAACCTTATGGTAAGGTGTTCCGATGAAAAAGAAAGACGCCTGCCTAATAATGCTTTTAAGCGAAATGGCTTGATGTCGCCATCATATATTCATCTGTACCTATTGTCACCTTTCAGGAAAATGTTGAAACACCAATCGAACTCACGCGGCCCTTTCGGAAGAAAAAACCTTTCCCGCCAACCTGACGCCGCGCAGATATTTGCTTTGCCTCCGCGCGCAATAACGGGTTATTGCGTCCGGTGCGCCGACTGTCGTACCGAACTCTTGCAACAGGCTGCCGGCGTAGTCGATGAAGGTTTCGCCATCGAATTCCAACCGATCCGGTATTTTCGGGCGGTATTCAGCAATAAATCCGCGCCTGCGCGGATGCGTCGCGCGTCCGTTCCAACCCACCAGCTCCAGATAATCGTCGCATGCAAACGGAGTCGCCCAGCTGGTCCGTCCTGGTCGCATCGAACGGCATCAGCGCGGCGAGTAGCGGTGCTTGAAGTTCGGTTGAGACGCTATTCTGCGACTCCTGCACATCGACCGACGGTATCCCCCGGCGATGCGCTCTGTATAGAGGTAAACTTCGACGCTACCGGCGTATCGGCAACCCCGGCACGGACCCGAGTCAGATCAACATAGTCCACCGCCGCCAGCAACGCCTGGCTTTTGAAACGTCCCTCCCAGAAACACCCCTTGACGCCGTCTTCGGCATTGGCCATGCGCGCAACATGCTCGTTCAGCGTGCGCATAAACCAGGACAAATCGTGCAGGCGCTCCCGATACCTTGAGGCAATGACTTCAACCATCGCCAACTCCGCCTCGCTCATGGCTTCCGAAGCCGGAAAACACGATACCAGCACAGGTCCTTTAAACAAGCGCAGCCAGCGCTGAAATACTTCTGTGGTGCTCCACTGCTGCGCCCGATCGCGGTCGATGCTCACCACCACATGAAAATGATTGCTCATCACTGCGTACGCAGCGACATCGAGCGCGAAGATATCGGCAAGCTGCAAGATACGCCCCCGTGTCCAGCCGCGCCGGTATACGAAGTCTTTGCCGGTATGCGCATCATACCCGCATAAAAACGCCCGGCGCACACAGTGCGCGACACAGTGATACCAGCGGCTATCTTCCAGAGAAACCAAAGTGTTGCCAGGACTGGTCATGGGGTTAGCCCACGGCAAATTTGAACGGTCTAAAAATTAGCGGAAAACGGATAGATCTTAAAAATCAGAGACATGTAATCAATATGGATGTCTTTTTTTGTTTGTGATCACCACCACACTAATATACAATAAATATACGTTTCGTATATTAGAGATGATTATGGGTATCGTTAAAATCAGTGACGGACTACATGAAGAGATCCGGAAAGCCAGTTGCACGATGGTTCGTTCGATCAATTCTCAGGCCGAGTTTTGGATAAAAATCGGCATGCTAGCTGAAACTCATCCCAACATGACTTACACTGAGATTTTACGAGAACAACTACGCCTTGCTGCTGTTGAGTTAAACGAGGTTGGCAATGGCTAGTGTGATCCTAAAAAACGAGAGTGAACTTGAACTGATGCGTGAATCAGGGCGTTTGCTCGCATCTGTGTTTACTTATCTCGATCAACACATCAAAGTTGGAATTTCAACCATGGAAATAAATAATCTGGTTGAAGATTTTATTACCAACACATTAAATGCAAGACCGGCCAGTAAAGGACAATATAACTTTCCTTTTGTTCTAAACACATCAATCAATGATGTCGTTTGTCACGGAATACCTTCCACAAGCCTACTACTTAAGTCTGGCG of Candidatus Methylospira mobilis contains these proteins:
- a CDS encoding thaumatin family protein, translated to MKTMLKRLFLMICVCLLIPSVSGCSNNLRNTAAAVNQTLIVENNSSSSITVYMGFNNGSMGSYSQSDFPICSWLAANPLICYFQLGPAIPLTPNSPPNKQTFALTNGNFNVAISANIAAWSTCGGGTGLTMAELNLNTSGSDWYDISLVNGFNYGMSITPSSGNPIIVTSELGNSQNTGVFPAGCDICSGSQNPPSGPGCPGTQYGATEGHINNQPACLYTQPTVPKYTVSIFDGS
- a CDS encoding ParD-like family protein: MGIVKISDGLHEEIRKASCTMVRSINSQAEFWIKIGMLAETHPNMTYTEILREQLRLAAVELNEVGNG